One Gadus chalcogrammus isolate NIFS_2021 chromosome 4, NIFS_Gcha_1.0, whole genome shotgun sequence DNA segment encodes these proteins:
- the LOC130381598 gene encoding GRAM domain-containing protein 2B-like, with product MVEPPERLLSPVPTAEQLSHAGKLVRKDSRRIPSTPELDNGSEDKPCGGGRSAGSLLPTMDSEMDPPESRKKQPLTRPRPVPCPPALTPTDGDRKLDRKKSQPGHISKTNVQYHKLFKEISKDELLKQSYTCALQKDILYQGKMFVSDNWICFHSKVFGRDTKIAIPALAVALIKKTKTAILVPNAIVIATSTERHVFVSFLSRDNTFKLLKSISDHLDVGNTGSSPITSSCENSFSVEAPASLPHDLCRNFSDLDSGLRHRRQDLLESSSSGSQTPDYEKMADFDGMPETFLNVGKNGEVSVHADIHLQSPAPKHPLQNGPTKPALESNHRGKPQPPSLNTILLIYLFLVSVLVLSSCYMAFKIVVLEHRLNSLVSVGESAASHQSQEGFNAEVYKELTSNLLKLEKIQKNLLKLLGET from the exons ATGGTCGAACCCCCGGAAAGACTCCTCTCCCCGGTACCGACTGCCGAGCAACTTTCTCACGCCGGAAAGTTAGTCCGAAAAGACTCTCGGCGGATCCCATCGAC ACCGGAGTTGGACAATGGTAGCGAGGACAAGCCCTGCGGAGGTGGAAGGTCAGCTGGAAGTCTGCTACCAACTATGGACTCAGAGATGGATCCCCCGGAGAGCAGGAAGAAACAGCCACTCACCAG gccCCGCCCTGTGCCGTGTCCGCCCGCGTTGACCCCGACCGACGGAGACAGGAAGCTGGACAGGAAGAAGAGCCAGCCTGGCCAT ATATCAAAGACAAACGTCCAGTATCACAAATTATTCAAGGAGATAAGCAAGGATGAGCTGCTTAAACAAA GCTACACATGTGCGCTACAGAAGGACATTTTGTACCAGGGGAAAATGTTTGTCTCAGACAACTGGATTTGCTTTCATTCTAAAGTGTTTGGGAGAGACACCAAg ATTGCCATCCCTGCGCTCGCTGTAGCATTAATCAAAAAGACCAAGACCGCCATCTTAGTCCCCAACGCCATTGTTATTGCTACGTCAACAGAGCGG CATGTGTTCGTGTCATTCCTTTCACGAGACAACACCTTTAAACTCCTCAAATCCATCAGTGATCACTTGGAC GTGGGGAACACAGGAAGTAGCCCCATCACTTCCTCCTGCGAGAACAGCTTCAGCGTGGAGGCGCCGGCATCACTTCCTCAC GACCTCTGCAGAAACTTCTCTGACCTAGATAGTGGATTGCGCCACAGAAGACAAGACCTACTGGAGTCGAGCAGTTCCGGATCACAGACACCCGACTATGAGAAAATGGCCG ACTTTGACGGCATGCCAGAGACCTTTCTGAACGTGGGGAAGAATGGAGAGGTGTCTGTGCACGCAGACATCCATCTGCAGTCACCCGCGCCCAAACACCCGCTGCAGAACG GGCCAACCAAACCAGCCCTGGAGTCAAACCACAGAGGAAAGCCACAGCCCCCATCCCTCAACACAATCCTTCTTATCTATTTGTTCTT AGTTAGTGTTCTGGTCCTGTCCTCGTGTTACATGGCCTTCAAGATCGTGGTTCTGGAACATCGCTTGAACTCCTTGGTTTCTGTGGGAGA AAGCGCGGCAAGCCACCAGTCTCAGGAGGGTTTTAATGCGGAGGTCTATAAAGAGCTGACCTCCAATCTGCTTAAATTAGAAAAG ATTCAGAAGAACCTCCTGAAGCTTCTTGGAGAGACATGA